Proteins encoded within one genomic window of Aquarana catesbeiana isolate 2022-GZ linkage group LG03, ASM4218655v1, whole genome shotgun sequence:
- the LOC141134470 gene encoding C2 calcium-dependent domain-containing protein 4C-like, whose protein sequence is MVGKQTQRPHPHTFTNVLTPERIPEFCIPPRHQSQKDLKVSPHYLSIPDLSSSIFEAIKPYSFDAHIIQVDSVEESLEEDYTNADPQSQAALSLPHLLKAPTCYGFCTLLESPNTRRKESLFHNDPANPPILLPRSRSNTISCRETTSHNKFTTKSRPLRRSGTLDSDTTSSTESSPLSSPLLYRSLPMSLLKAFNQEKIFSRALKVRCKSSFRNNSVSTDEDSSTDSSPCVTRRPSEEWTLHPPTYSHPGLLLPLKQFPMDNTLTLDTGGILRLSTEYRAESLRLRIRLVSAEGLYRESVDSKHINCSISLSIVPGKNQKQRSTLIRGSRNPIFNEDFYFEGLEAEDLIQKTLKIKAINKGSGVRRETILGRSKLHLLSVLVL, encoded by the coding sequence ATGGTTGGAAAACAAACACAGAGACCTCATCCTCATACGTTCACAAATGTTTTAACACCAGAACGAATACCTGAATTTTGCATACCTCCCAGGCATCAAAGCCAGAAAGACCTAAAAGTAAGTCCTCATTATCTGTCCATCCCTGACCTCAGTAGCTCAATATTCGAAGCAATAAAGCCTTATTCTTTTGATGCACATATTATCCAAGTGGATAGTGTTGAAGAATCTCTTGAAGAAGATTATACTAATGCTGATCCTCAATCACAGGCTGCTCTGTCCTTACCCCATCTCCTAAAAGCACCTACCTGCTATGGGTTTTGCACCTTGTTGGAAAGCCCCAACACAAGAAGAAAAGAGTCACTGTTTCACAATGATCCTGCTAATCCACCCATTCTGCTACCTCGATCTCGATCTAATACCATTTCCTGCAGAGAAACAACTTCACATAATAAGTTCACTACAAAATCAAGGCCTCTGCGACGTTCTGGTACTTTAGATAGTGATACAACTTCATCCACTGAATCATCACCTTTAAGCTCCCCTCTTCTTTACAGATCCCTCCCTATGTCCCTGTTAAAAGCTTTTAACCAAGAaaaaattttctccagagctttgAAGGTTAGATGCAAATCTTCTTTCAGGAATAACTCAGTGTCCACTGATGAAGACAGCTCAACAGACAGCAGCCCATGTGTCACCAGAAGACCTTCCGAAGAGTGGACACTGCATCCTCCTACATATTCACACCCTGGTCTGTTGTTACCTCTGAAGCAATTCCCTATGGATAACACTTTAACCTTGGACACAGGAGGAATATTGCGTTTGTCCACTGAATACAGAGCTGAAAGCCTAAGGCTCCGTATACGACTTGTGAGTGCCGAGGGACTTTACAGAGAGTCTGTAGATTCCAAACATATCAACTGCAGTATTTCCTTATCAATTGTACCTGGGAAAAACCAAAAGCAAAGAAGTACCTTGATCAGAGGAAGCCGAAACCCAATCTTTAATGAAGATTTCTATTTTGAGGGCCTTGAAGCCGAAGATCTTATCCAGAAAACATTGAAAATTAAAGCTATAAATAAGGGATCTGGTGTACGAAGAGAAACTATCCTAGGGAGAAGCAAACTCCACCTTCTCAGTGTTCTAGTGCTCTAA